Proteins encoded within one genomic window of Brassica rapa cultivar Chiifu-401-42 chromosome A09, CAAS_Brap_v3.01, whole genome shotgun sequence:
- the LOC103843371 gene encoding LOW QUALITY PROTEIN: E4 SUMO-protein ligase PIAL1 (The sequence of the model RefSeq protein was modified relative to this genomic sequence to represent the inferred CDS: deleted 1 base in 1 codon), with translation MVIPPSSRLNHGTEVGSKEFHAYCFSLANRIDDAIGKDEVPLDVQDLAITLDHVCQQRCNDQTRAVIMTLMISVKTACRLGWFPQRESQHLLGLVDSMLKDFTSPEDVASSVNSPISLIPQVMERFYPFLKLGHILVSSEATAESNILAKDFHISKKMLQHSPQAKVGLFVFRAEDISKSSCLIHPQEVSFLLNGEGVEKRYNALMEPGPQCPTDVTSLLNLGANLLQTVGCFGGSYFIVIALLDGIPLPVNPSLKDYVHSEVTESNLDCDIIEGPSRISLSCPISRTRIKLPVKGRVCKHLQCFDYWNYVEINTRYHHGAALIILEEVGRYATDVVISADGSWKVLTESNKNVEAVPEATQGDPNSFQKLTPTVLDLTSDENEMETSGGTQFNEHKPCLSEIHNTHTPVMGYPLLNQSSASVNALPQLPQTFNVFDGQQRFTNFPQVVNRQDSAAREALYPQDRLATNTTCFHIPMPAAQSSQFQGSHVTPLGHSLGRASGYNHIYDNGITQTHMPPPLHHQYAMQNQRLHTRRSRSPSPAQERQIPSGITHHQRLFANYGGTSYQRLMQRPVQRLNPVGAGQQFPWRELTNMNRMRGSLTPGSTGYEHMIIQPTRPVHAPAQTLAQPQTTAYNYIPAQAQVQTLPPPQPTSYHSMADEIQAFLAHPSYPNGNTGTQARTGSLPVEEGVGPTGLLWSMPPEAW, from the exons gTTAAACCATGGCACTGAGGTAGGCAGCAAGGAGTTTCACGCTTACTGCTTCTCTCTCGCTAA TCGAATCGATGATGCTATTGGGAAGGATGAAGTTCCTTTAGACGTTCAAGACCTGGCTATAACCCTCGATCAC GTGTGTCAACAAAGATGTAATGATCAAACGAGGGCAGTGATAATGACGCTGATGATCTCTGTCAAG ACTGCTTGTCGGCTTGGATGGTTCCCGCAGAGAGAGTCTCAGCACCTGTTGGGTCTCGTAGACTCG ATGTTGAAAGATTTCACCAGTCCTGAAGACGTTGCCTCTAGTGTCAATAGTCCCATCAGTCTAATCCCACAGGTCATGGAGAG GTTCTATCCGTTTTTGAAGTTGGGACATATTCTTGTTTCTTCTGAGGCCAcg GCGGAATCAAACATATTGGCGAAGGACTTCCACATTTCAAAGAAGATGCTGCAACATTCTCCCCAAGCGAAAGTA GGATTATTTGTTTTCCGGGCAGAGGATATAAGCAAATCTAGTTGTCTCATACATCCACAGGAAGTCAG CTTTTTGTTGAATGGAGAGGGCGTTGAAAAGAGATATAATGCCTTAATG GAGCCTGGGCCGCAGTGTCCAACGGATGTTACTTCCCTGCTCAACCTTGGGGCAAATCTTCTGCAAACCGTTGGCTGCTTTGGAG GTAGTTACTTTATTGTTATTGCCTTGTTGGATGGCATACCACTGCCCGTGAATCCATCACTGAAAGATTATGTTCATTCTGAAGTCACTGAATCAAATTTAG ATTGTGACATAATCGAGGGACCATCAAGGATATCTCTCAGTTGTCCTATCAG CCGTACTCGTATCAAGCTACCTGTGAAGGGTCGTGTCTGCAAACATCTTCAG TGTTTTGATTACTGGAACTATGTGGAAATAAACACGAGG TACCATCATGGCGCTGCCCTCATT ATTCTAGAAGAGGTGGGACGTTATGCTACTGATGTGGTTATCTCCGCTGATGGATCATGGAAGGTTTTAACGGAGAGCAATAAGAATGTGGAAGCTGTGCCAGAAGCCACTCAGGGAGACCCAAATAGCTTCCAGAAGTTAACGCCAACTGTTTTGGATCTTACAAGTGATGAGAATGAAATGGAAACATCCGGAGGCACTCAGTTCAACGAACATAAACCTTGTCTTTCCGAGATTCACAACACACATACGCCTGTGATGGGTTATCCTTTACTCAACCAGTCTTCTGCTTCAGTCAACGCGCTTCCGCAGTTACCACAAacttttaatgtttttgatgGGCAGCAACGGTTCACAAACTTTCCGCAAGTAGTAAACAGACAAGACTCAGCAGCAAGAGAAGCCTTATATCCGCAAGATAGATTAGCTACTAATACAACTTGCTTCCACATACCAATGCCTGCTGCTCAGTCTTCTCAATTTCAAGGGTCACATGTTACTCCCCTTGGCCATTCTCTAGGAAGAGCTTCTGGATATAACCACATCTATGATAATGGCATAACTCAAACTCACATGCCTCCTCCTTTGCATCATCAATATGCAATGCAG AACCAGAGGCTTCACACCAGGAGGTCCAGGAGCCCGTCCCCTGCGCAGGAAAGACAGATCCCATCTGGCATTACACATCACCAGAGGTTATTTGCCAACTATGGAGGGACCTCTTACCAGAGACTCATGCAAAGACCTGTTCAAAGATTGAATCCTGTCGGCGCAGGGCAACAGTTCCCATGGCGTGAACTCACGAATATGAACAGAATGCGAGGCAGCCTAACTCCCGGTTCCACGGGGTATGAACACATGATCATTCAACCTACCAGGCCGGTTCATGCACCAGCTCAAACACTTGCTCAGCCTCAGACAACAGCTTACAATTATATCCCGGCTCAGGCGCAAGTTCAAACACTTCCTCCGCCTCAACCAACATCTTACCATAGTATGGCCGATGAAATTCAAGCATTTTTGGCTCATCCAAGCTATCCAAACGGCAACACTGGAACGCAGGCTAGGACCGGTTCATTGCCTGTGGAGGAAGGTGTTGGGCCAACAGGCTTGCTTTGGTCAATGCCTCCTGAGGCATGGTGA